From Burkholderia sp. WP9, a single genomic window includes:
- a CDS encoding response regulator has protein sequence MRVLLVEDNPILSRSLTDALTSAKLTVDCMHDGESADHVLRTQDYALVILDIGLPKLDGLEVLRRLRARRNAVPVLMLTAHGSVEERVRGLNLGADDYLAKPFALTELEARARALLRRSHGQEPLNAQCGTLLYDSVDRSFTLEGESLALTPRERSVLEVLILRNGRAINKDTLSEKIFGLDESVNADAIEIYVYRLRKKLEHSSVGIVTLRGLGYLLEARSA, from the coding sequence ATGCGTGTGCTGCTCGTCGAAGACAATCCGATCCTTTCCCGCTCGCTCACCGACGCGCTGACCAGCGCGAAACTCACGGTCGACTGCATGCACGACGGTGAATCAGCCGACCACGTGCTTCGTACGCAGGACTACGCATTGGTGATTCTCGATATCGGTTTGCCGAAACTCGACGGCCTCGAAGTGCTGCGCCGTTTGCGCGCACGCCGCAACGCCGTGCCGGTGCTAATGCTGACCGCGCACGGTTCGGTCGAGGAGCGCGTGCGCGGCCTCAATCTCGGCGCCGACGACTATCTCGCCAAGCCTTTCGCCCTCACCGAACTCGAAGCGCGCGCGCGTGCGCTGTTACGCCGCAGCCACGGTCAGGAACCGCTCAACGCACAATGCGGCACGCTGCTTTACGACAGCGTGGACCGGAGTTTCACGCTCGAGGGAGAATCGCTTGCGCTGACGCCGCGCGAGCGATCGGTGCTGGAAGTGCTGATCCTGCGCAACGGCCGCGCGATCAACAAGGACACGCTGTCGGAGAAAATTTTCGGGCTCGACGAATCGGTGAATGCGGACGCGATCGAAATCTATGTGTACCGCTTGCGCAAGAAACTCGAACACAGTTCGGTTGGCATCGTGACGCTGCGCGGACTCGGCTATCTGCTGGAAGCAAGAAGCGCATGA
- a CDS encoding sensor histidine kinase — MTQPNLRVRVALWLLVPLLLLLAFDAWLTYQRAMNAAHAAFDRTLEFSLRSIRDGIRLRDGEIEVDLPYLALEMFESNGGGNIYYQIREEGGRVVTGYPDLPDAGNVPGEPYRVRFYDGVFRGRPLRIAMLRLPVHDVPSAQTRVVLVRVGETIEQRQALAREILTGSLQQEGLLVVLALGIVWLGVARGLRPLNRLSAKVAARAEDDPTPLDTVGLPSEVTPLVDSINQYIGRTQLMQSSRRRFFNDAAHQLKTPLAVIQAESELALRDIDGVEAGSTGDRRQGVHLRRLNRAVQHAVRIVQQLLSLSRLEAHSGYTVRHAAVPLHKVARSVTLDWSPVARARGIDLGFEQDARVDVMGQSDLLAELVGNLIDNAIRYSGDGAVITVRVAREGEQALLQVIDNGPGIAMSEREAVFERFYRSEATQAVEGSGLGLSIVREIARVHGALVALADAHGGGLIVSVLLPPLKAA, encoded by the coding sequence ATGACGCAGCCGAATCTGCGCGTACGTGTCGCACTGTGGCTGTTGGTGCCGCTGCTTCTGCTGCTCGCGTTCGACGCGTGGCTCACGTATCAGCGTGCGATGAACGCGGCGCATGCGGCATTCGACCGCACGCTCGAATTTTCGCTGCGCTCGATTCGCGACGGCATCCGCTTGCGCGACGGCGAGATCGAAGTCGATCTTCCGTACCTCGCTCTGGAGATGTTCGAATCGAATGGCGGCGGCAACATCTACTATCAGATTCGCGAGGAAGGTGGGCGCGTGGTGACCGGATATCCTGACTTGCCGGACGCCGGCAACGTGCCGGGTGAGCCCTACCGCGTGCGTTTCTATGACGGCGTGTTTCGCGGCCGCCCGCTGCGTATCGCCATGCTCAGGCTGCCCGTGCACGACGTGCCGAGCGCGCAGACGCGGGTGGTGCTGGTGAGAGTCGGCGAAACGATCGAGCAGCGTCAGGCGTTGGCGCGCGAGATTCTGACCGGCTCGCTGCAACAGGAAGGCTTGCTGGTGGTGCTCGCGCTCGGCATCGTGTGGCTGGGCGTGGCGCGCGGCTTGCGGCCGTTGAACCGTTTGTCGGCAAAAGTGGCCGCGCGCGCGGAGGATGATCCGACGCCGCTCGACACGGTCGGGCTGCCGAGCGAAGTGACGCCGCTAGTCGATTCGATCAATCAGTACATCGGCCGCACGCAGTTGATGCAGTCGTCGCGCAGGCGTTTTTTCAACGACGCCGCGCATCAGTTGAAAACGCCGCTTGCGGTGATTCAGGCGGAGTCCGAACTGGCGCTGCGCGATATCGACGGCGTGGAAGCGGGTTCGACTGGCGATCGTCGGCAAGGGGTGCATTTGCGGCGGCTGAATCGCGCGGTGCAGCACGCGGTGCGCATCGTGCAACAGTTGCTGTCGCTCTCGCGGCTCGAAGCGCACAGCGGCTATACGGTCAGGCACGCGGCGGTGCCGCTGCATAAGGTGGCGCGCAGCGTGACGCTCGACTGGTCGCCGGTGGCTCGCGCACGTGGCATCGATCTCGGTTTCGAGCAGGACGCGCGTGTCGACGTGATGGGGCAAAGCGATCTGCTCGCGGAACTGGTCGGCAATCTGATCGATAACGCGATCCGCTATTCAGGCGATGGTGCGGTGATTACCGTGCGGGTCGCGCGCGAAGGCGAACAGGCGTTGCTGCAGGTGATCGACAATGGGCCGGGCATTGCCATGAGCGAGCGCGAGGCGGTGTTCGAGCGCTTCTATCGCAGCGAAGCGACGCAGGCGGTGGAAGGCAGCGGACTGGGTTTGTCGATCGTGCGGGAAATCGCGCGCGTACACGGTGCGCTGGTTGCGCTCGCCGATGCGCATGGCGGCGGGTTGATCGTCAGTGTGCTGCTTCCGCCGTTGAAGGCGGCGTAA
- a CDS encoding CmpA/NrtA family ABC transporter substrate-binding protein, producing the protein MNSPITTATNPSGPLEKTHLRLGFVALSDAAPLVAAKLLEFGHAHGLTLELSRQPSWAAVRDKLLSGDLDAAHALYGLVYGVQLGLGGPQTDMAVLMVLNRNGQAITLSSRLADALAEHGTLPKALATLGRKPVFAQTFPTGTHAMWLYYWLASQGVDPLRDIESVVIPPPQMVAALAEDKLDGLCVGEPWNMQAEAQGVGRTIAYTSDVWPDHPEKVLACRRDFVSANPHAARALVQTMLEACRWLDGAGHREDIARWLARPEYVGIDASLIAARLSNEIAASAPGGLPVRFFDNGAVNYPRAFEGAWFLTQFERWGMIDARADYADIAARINQTQLYREAAAGVNVAVPEESASQVLIDGETWSSGTSPTGYARRFPIRR; encoded by the coding sequence ATGAACTCTCCCATTACCACTGCAACCAACCCATCCGGGCCGCTCGAGAAGACTCATCTGCGGCTCGGCTTCGTGGCGCTCTCGGACGCCGCGCCGCTCGTCGCCGCCAAGCTGCTCGAATTCGGCCACGCGCACGGCCTGACGCTGGAGTTGTCGCGTCAGCCGTCGTGGGCCGCCGTGCGTGACAAACTACTGTCGGGCGATCTGGATGCGGCCCATGCGCTCTACGGACTCGTGTACGGCGTGCAACTGGGTCTCGGCGGACCGCAAACGGACATGGCCGTGCTGATGGTGCTAAACCGCAACGGCCAGGCGATCACACTGTCGAGCCGTCTCGCCGATGCGCTCGCCGAACACGGCACGCTGCCCAAGGCACTCGCCACGCTCGGCCGCAAGCCGGTCTTCGCGCAAACCTTCCCCACCGGCACGCACGCGATGTGGCTGTACTACTGGCTCGCGTCGCAAGGCGTGGATCCGTTGCGCGATATCGAGAGCGTGGTGATTCCTCCGCCGCAAATGGTCGCGGCGCTCGCCGAAGACAAGCTCGACGGACTGTGCGTTGGTGAACCCTGGAATATGCAGGCCGAAGCGCAGGGCGTCGGCAGAACGATCGCTTATACGAGCGACGTGTGGCCCGATCATCCCGAGAAAGTGCTGGCGTGCCGGCGCGATTTTGTCAGCGCGAATCCGCATGCCGCGCGCGCGCTCGTGCAGACCATGCTCGAAGCGTGCCGCTGGCTCGACGGCGCGGGACATCGCGAGGACATCGCGCGCTGGCTTGCGCGGCCCGAGTACGTTGGCATTGATGCCTCGTTGATCGCGGCGCGCCTCAGCAACGAGATCGCGGCTTCCGCGCCGGGCGGCCTGCCCGTGCGCTTCTTCGACAACGGCGCGGTGAATTATCCGCGAGCGTTCGAAGGCGCGTGGTTTCTCACGCAGTTCGAGCGCTGGGGCATGATCGACGCGCGCGCGGATTATGCGGACATCGCCGCGCGAATCAACCAGACTCAGTTGTATCGCGAAGCGGCAGCGGGCGTAAACGTCGCGGTGCCGGAAGAAAGCGCTTCACAAGTATTGATCGACGGCGAAACGTGGAGCAGCGGCACCTCTCCCACGGGTTATGCGCGGCGCTTTCCGATTCGCCGCTGA
- a CDS encoding ANTAR domain-containing protein, producing the protein MLRVLLVTDTDKPIGDLRDALARLGYEMLAGTATPQALHRVVQSERPDVIIIDTESPSRDTLEQLAVMNATAPRPVLMFSHDANQQLIRDAVGAGVTAYLVEGLATERLAPILEVALARFAQESQLRERLAQVESELAERKLIDRAKRLLMDQQKITEHAAYANLRKRAMNQGVKLAEVARAIIASADSPK; encoded by the coding sequence ATGCTGCGCGTTCTCCTCGTAACCGACACCGATAAGCCCATCGGCGACCTTCGCGACGCCCTTGCCCGACTCGGCTACGAGATGCTGGCGGGCACCGCCACGCCGCAAGCACTGCATCGCGTGGTGCAGAGCGAGCGGCCCGATGTCATCATCATCGATACGGAATCGCCGTCGCGCGACACGCTCGAACAGCTTGCGGTCATGAACGCCACCGCGCCGCGCCCGGTGCTGATGTTCAGCCACGACGCCAACCAGCAATTGATCCGCGACGCCGTCGGCGCGGGCGTCACGGCCTATCTCGTCGAAGGTCTTGCGACCGAGCGTCTCGCGCCCATCCTCGAAGTCGCGCTCGCGCGTTTTGCGCAGGAATCGCAATTGCGCGAGCGCCTCGCGCAAGTCGAAAGCGAACTTGCCGAGCGCAAGCTGATCGATCGCGCCAAACGGCTCCTGATGGATCAACAGAAGATCACCGAACACGCCGCCTACGCCAACCTGCGCAAGCGCGCGATGAACCAGGGCGTCAAACTCGCCGAAGTCGCGCGCGCCATCATCGCGTCGGCCGACTCGCCCAAATGA
- a CDS encoding cyanate transporter, with the protein MNSHPQASSTRTSAHHATVALTWRDIVWLGAIVAIGINLRPLLTSISPLMTTIRDATGLSFYGASLLTSLPVVAMGIGAFGAGALTRTLGETRGVALGLLAIALACAARWTASSGAALLATALLAGAGVAAIQALLPAVMKQRFHARVPLAMGVFSASIMGGGGLGASLSPWVSHAMQSWQAGLAAWAIPACAALACWWALNRRSSGSGAAAAASAQADTLSLWRTRRAWTLGLYFGIVNGGYTSLVAWLPAFYQQRGVSVAASGSLLAGMTVFQASAALLLPLAAASFRDRRPWLMLGLAAQLFGLLGLIVCPDAAPLLWAGVAGAGLGGVFSLTLVTAMDHSADHRVAGQLVAFTQGVGFIVAAVAPVVAGLVRGWSGSFGAAWIMLACCVVAMMALSLVFAPRSNGQWR; encoded by the coding sequence GTGAATTCGCACCCCCAGGCCAGTTCGACCCGCACTTCCGCTCACCACGCCACTGTGGCGCTGACGTGGCGGGACATCGTGTGGCTGGGTGCGATCGTCGCGATCGGCATCAATCTGCGGCCCTTGCTGACCTCGATCAGCCCTTTGATGACGACCATCCGCGACGCAACCGGCCTCAGCTTCTACGGTGCGTCGCTGCTGACCAGCCTGCCGGTCGTCGCAATGGGGATCGGCGCATTCGGGGCGGGCGCGCTGACCCGCACGCTCGGCGAAACACGCGGTGTCGCGCTCGGCTTGCTGGCCATCGCGCTGGCTTGCGCGGCGCGGTGGACGGCGTCGAGCGGCGCGGCGCTGCTCGCCACCGCGTTGCTGGCAGGTGCCGGCGTCGCCGCAATTCAGGCGCTGCTGCCCGCCGTGATGAAGCAGCGCTTTCATGCGCGCGTGCCGCTCGCAATGGGCGTGTTCTCAGCGTCCATCATGGGCGGCGGCGGGTTGGGCGCGAGTTTGAGCCCTTGGGTGAGCCACGCGATGCAGTCATGGCAGGCAGGGCTCGCGGCATGGGCGATTCCTGCCTGTGCGGCGCTCGCCTGCTGGTGGGCATTGAACCGCCGGTCTTCCGGCAGCGGCGCCGCAGCGGCTGCTTCGGCACAAGCCGACACACTTTCACTTTGGCGTACGCGGCGCGCGTGGACCCTCGGGCTCTACTTCGGGATTGTCAACGGCGGCTATACGAGTCTCGTCGCGTGGTTGCCGGCGTTTTATCAGCAGCGCGGCGTGAGCGTGGCGGCGAGCGGATCGCTGCTGGCCGGCATGACGGTGTTTCAGGCGAGCGCGGCACTGCTGTTGCCGCTTGCCGCGGCGTCGTTCCGGGATCGCCGGCCATGGCTGATGCTCGGTCTCGCGGCGCAACTGTTCGGACTGCTTGGCTTGATTGTCTGTCCCGATGCCGCGCCCTTGCTGTGGGCCGGCGTAGCAGGCGCGGGCCTGGGCGGGGTCTTTTCGCTGACGCTCGTCACCGCCATGGATCATTCAGCCGACCATCGCGTGGCCGGCCAGCTCGTCGCATTCACCCAGGGCGTGGGCTTCATCGTGGCCGCCGTCGCGCCGGTTGTGGCCGGTCTCGTGCGAGGCTGGAGCGGAAGCTTCGGCGCCGCGTGGATCATGCTCGCCTGCTGCGTCGTCGCCATGATGGCGCTGAGTTTGGTGTTTGCGCCCCGCAGTAACGGCCAATGGCGCTGA
- a CDS encoding GntR family transcriptional regulator yields MPPRPRRSSSADTDASVQPARDDDSSSVEERIYASITAALLQGRLRPGAQLVERDLAAAFGCTRGALRKVLARLGFEGKLVLEANRGAFVPSPSEEDIRQVYRARQIVEAGIVAALCGALSAQHKRSLRAHVRSEEKALRAGALEDSVRLAGQFHVLLTELAGGTELLGLVGQLVAKTELYKALFDPSKGSTCSADEHTQIIDALESGDLAAALAAMREHLAELEERVVEQVRKSAAGEDLGTVFGL; encoded by the coding sequence ATGCCACCACGTCCCCGGCGCTCGTCGTCTGCTGATACAGACGCGTCCGTTCAACCCGCACGCGACGACGATTCGTCCAGCGTCGAAGAGCGTATTTATGCGTCGATTACCGCGGCGTTGCTGCAGGGACGCCTGCGACCGGGCGCGCAACTGGTCGAGCGGGATCTGGCCGCCGCCTTCGGCTGCACGCGCGGCGCGCTGCGCAAGGTGCTCGCACGGCTAGGCTTCGAAGGCAAGCTCGTGCTGGAGGCGAATCGTGGTGCGTTTGTGCCGTCGCCGTCCGAGGAGGACATTCGCCAGGTGTATCGCGCGCGGCAGATCGTCGAGGCGGGCATCGTCGCCGCGTTGTGCGGGGCATTGAGCGCGCAGCACAAGCGGAGCTTGCGCGCGCACGTTCGCAGCGAAGAGAAGGCGCTACGCGCCGGGGCGCTCGAAGACTCCGTGCGTCTTGCCGGCCAGTTTCACGTGCTGCTGACGGAGTTGGCGGGCGGCACCGAGCTGCTCGGACTGGTCGGGCAACTGGTCGCCAAAACCGAGCTGTATAAAGCGCTGTTCGACCCGTCGAAGGGTTCCACCTGCTCCGCGGACGAACACACGCAAATCATCGACGCGCTCGAATCGGGCGACCTCGCCGCGGCATTGGCGGCAATGCGGGAGCATCTGGCTGAACTGGAGGAGCGGGTGGTCGAACAGGTGCGCAAAAGCGCCGCCGGAGAGGATCTCGGGACGGTGTTCGGCCTTTGA
- the infA gene encoding translation initiation factor IF-1, whose product MAKEELLELDGIVDEVLPDSRYRVTLDNGVVVGAYASGRMRKNHIRILAGDRVTLELSVYDLTKGRINFRHKDERATGGGGARNTQFRRR is encoded by the coding sequence ATGGCGAAAGAAGAACTGCTTGAACTTGACGGTATCGTCGACGAAGTACTTCCGGACAGTCGTTACCGCGTGACGCTCGACAACGGCGTCGTGGTTGGCGCTTACGCGTCCGGACGCATGCGCAAGAACCACATCCGTATTCTCGCGGGCGACCGCGTGACGCTGGAGCTGTCCGTCTACGATCTGACCAAAGGCCGGATCAATTTCCGTCATAAAGACGAGCGCGCCACCGGTGGCGGCGGTGCTCGCAACACGCAATTCCGTCGCCGTTAA
- a CDS encoding PAS domain-containing protein, producing MRNPNVSPVKDLLLERYAPIADGIAALFYPCAEVVIHDLRDQTIAYLVNNLSKLEVGGPSVLDEVHYAARGQTIGPYEKLNWDGRRMRCVSNILFDDDGKPAGMLCINFNIAVFEDVRSTLDLFIKGGNLSDAPAEELFRDDWQDRINTYLHTWLRERQIGINALTREHKREIVEALHAQGAFRGRSSANYVAAVLTMGRATVYKILKQMKEGG from the coding sequence ATGCGCAACCCAAACGTGTCTCCTGTGAAAGACCTGCTGCTCGAGCGCTACGCTCCCATTGCCGACGGCATCGCGGCGCTGTTCTACCCGTGCGCCGAAGTGGTGATTCACGACCTGCGCGACCAGACCATCGCGTACCTCGTGAACAACCTGTCGAAGCTCGAGGTGGGCGGGCCGTCGGTGCTGGACGAAGTCCATTACGCGGCGCGCGGCCAGACGATCGGGCCGTATGAAAAGCTCAACTGGGACGGCCGGCGCATGCGTTGCGTGAGCAACATTCTGTTCGACGACGACGGCAAACCGGCCGGCATGCTGTGCATCAACTTCAATATCGCGGTGTTCGAAGATGTGCGTTCCACACTCGATCTGTTCATCAAGGGCGGCAACCTGAGCGACGCGCCCGCGGAAGAACTGTTCCGCGACGACTGGCAGGACCGCATCAACACGTACCTGCATACGTGGCTGCGCGAACGGCAGATCGGCATCAATGCGCTCACGCGCGAACACAAGCGGGAAATCGTCGAGGCGCTGCACGCACAAGGCGCGTTTCGCGGCCGCAGTTCCGCGAACTACGTGGCCGCCGTGCTGACGATGGGGCGCGCCACCGTCTACAAGATTCTGAAGCAGATGAAAGAGGGCGGCTGA
- a CDS encoding DUF1653 domain-containing protein, with translation MVRYRHYKGGIYELVCEATLESDPTVTMIVYKAANGTIWTRPASVFFELIDVDGAKVARFAPIDQA, from the coding sequence ATGGTGCGTTACCGGCACTACAAAGGCGGGATTTACGAACTGGTTTGCGAGGCCACGCTCGAGTCGGATCCGACCGTCACGATGATCGTGTACAAAGCCGCCAATGGTACGATCTGGACGCGTCCGGCTTCGGTATTTTTCGAACTGATCGACGTGGACGGCGCCAAAGTGGCGCGCTTCGCGCCGATTGATCAGGCATAA
- a CDS encoding YqaE/Pmp3 family membrane protein — protein MRLLLAIILPWFQFFTIGRPFAGIICLILQITLIGWIPAAIWSVYALSQYNTDKKIARAMGSGR, from the coding sequence ATGCGTCTACTGCTTGCCATCATTCTGCCGTGGTTTCAGTTTTTCACGATCGGCCGTCCGTTCGCGGGCATTATCTGCCTGATCCTGCAGATCACGCTGATCGGCTGGATTCCGGCCGCGATCTGGTCGGTGTATGCGCTGAGCCAGTACAACACCGATAAGAAAATTGCCCGGGCGATGGGCAGCGGGCGTTAA
- a CDS encoding 2Fe-2S iron-sulfur cluster-binding protein, with product MSDSIRPPLVRVEPIGQSFEAPDSLTILEAASFANLRLPRSCRNGTCRTCICRMTAGRVRYTIEWPGLSREEKQEGYILPCVAIAESDVVIEAPDAVASRPSS from the coding sequence ATGTCCGACTCTATCCGCCCGCCTCTGGTTCGCGTCGAGCCAATTGGTCAAAGCTTTGAAGCGCCCGATTCGCTCACAATTCTCGAAGCCGCAAGCTTTGCAAATCTGCGTTTGCCGCGCTCGTGCAGGAATGGGACGTGCCGTACGTGTATCTGCAGGATGACTGCGGGACGTGTGCGCTACACGATCGAGTGGCCGGGTCTCAGCCGGGAAGAAAAGCAGGAAGGCTACATTCTGCCGTGCGTGGCAATAGCCGAATCCGATGTGGTAATCGAAGCACCAGACGCAGTCGCATCGAGGCCATCCAGCTGA
- a CDS encoding sigma-54-dependent Fis family transcriptional regulator has product MTQRSATPPAVGRPDVIAQAHARSLELGLRASETPDFHPLRRPALRELVDRNQSLYTHALPVMETLHAQIVDTQSMVLLTDNHGVILHSLGDSDFVEKANRVALCPGVSWAEADRGTNAIGTALVDGQPTVVHAGEHFLHANRILTCSCAPIADPFGRTIGALDVSGDTRGFHKHTLALVRMSAQMIENHLFSNQFVDAIRVHFHARAEFIGTLFEGLAAFTPEGTFLSANRSALFQFGQPLAELQRQPFDALFGIAFARLLQQITRAPGETILLTLPSGVRVVARGEYATPRYVAQSEDLDRSRAPLAGGARHAPRTVDPAPLATLETLDTGDAQVAAILRRVAKLRGRDIPILVLGKTGTGKEWLARAIHHDSPRRAAPFIALNCASLPETLIEAELFGYEDGAFTGAKKRGSVGKIVQADGGTLFLDEIGDMPLAQQVRLMRVLQERTVVPLGGTRAIPVDLRIVCATHRNLRAMIEAGTFREDLYYRINGLVVTLPALRERTDLHALVTRMLALQPDGERLPRRVSAEVLDRFAQCRWPGNLRQLANVLRTASIMAEGAQQIELDDLPEDFVQDCVDATAEQSVQAPVTLAGSSSDDEAVAAAQTPGQPASGKMEAWQAALIAQTLERLDGNVSAAARELGLARNTVYRYLRRGGTTH; this is encoded by the coding sequence TTGACCCAACGTTCTGCCACGCCGCCCGCCGTGGGTCGGCCTGATGTCATCGCGCAGGCGCACGCCCGCTCGCTCGAACTCGGGCTGCGCGCGTCCGAAACGCCGGACTTTCATCCGCTGCGCCGGCCCGCGTTGCGTGAGCTCGTCGATCGCAATCAATCGCTTTATACGCATGCGCTTCCCGTCATGGAAACGCTGCATGCGCAGATTGTCGATACGCAAAGCATGGTGCTGCTCACCGACAATCATGGCGTGATCCTTCACAGCCTCGGCGACAGCGACTTCGTCGAAAAAGCCAATCGCGTCGCGCTGTGTCCGGGCGTCTCGTGGGCCGAGGCGGATCGCGGCACCAATGCGATCGGCACCGCGCTAGTCGACGGACAGCCCACTGTCGTGCATGCGGGAGAACACTTCCTGCACGCCAACCGCATTCTCACCTGCTCGTGCGCACCGATTGCCGATCCGTTCGGGCGCACCATCGGCGCGCTCGACGTGAGCGGCGACACGCGCGGCTTTCACAAGCACACGCTTGCGCTCGTCAGGATGTCGGCGCAGATGATCGAAAATCATCTGTTCTCCAATCAATTCGTCGACGCGATCCGCGTTCACTTTCACGCACGCGCGGAATTCATCGGCACGTTGTTCGAGGGGCTCGCGGCGTTCACGCCGGAAGGCACGTTTCTGTCGGCCAACCGCAGTGCGCTGTTTCAATTCGGGCAGCCGCTGGCCGAGCTTCAACGGCAACCCTTCGACGCGCTGTTCGGAATCGCGTTCGCGCGGCTGTTGCAGCAGATTACGCGCGCACCCGGCGAGACCATTCTGCTGACGCTGCCGAGCGGCGTGCGCGTGGTGGCGCGCGGCGAATACGCAACGCCTCGCTATGTCGCACAGTCGGAAGACCTCGATAGGTCGCGCGCGCCGCTCGCCGGCGGAGCGCGTCATGCGCCGCGCACGGTGGATCCCGCACCACTCGCCACGCTTGAAACGCTCGACACCGGCGACGCGCAAGTCGCCGCGATCCTGCGGCGCGTCGCCAAACTGCGTGGCCGCGATATTCCGATTCTCGTGCTCGGCAAGACCGGCACCGGCAAGGAGTGGCTCGCGCGCGCCATCCATCACGATTCGCCGCGCCGGGCCGCGCCGTTCATCGCACTGAATTGCGCGTCTTTGCCTGAGACCCTGATCGAAGCGGAGTTGTTCGGTTACGAAGACGGCGCGTTCACCGGCGCAAAAAAACGCGGCAGCGTCGGCAAGATCGTGCAAGCCGATGGCGGCACGCTATTCCTCGACGAAATCGGCGACATGCCGCTCGCCCAGCAAGTGCGTCTGATGCGCGTGCTGCAGGAGCGCACCGTCGTGCCGCTCGGCGGAACACGGGCGATTCCGGTGGATCTGCGCATCGTCTGCGCGACCCACCGCAACCTGCGCGCGATGATCGAAGCCGGCACCTTCCGCGAAGATCTGTATTACCGGATCAACGGACTCGTCGTGACTTTGCCCGCGCTGCGCGAGCGTACCGATCTTCACGCGCTCGTCACGCGCATGCTGGCCTTGCAGCCCGATGGCGAACGCCTGCCGCGCCGCGTCTCAGCCGAAGTGCTCGACCGGTTTGCGCAATGCCGCTGGCCGGGCAATCTGCGGCAACTGGCCAACGTGTTGCGCACCGCGAGCATCATGGCCGAAGGCGCGCAACAGATCGAACTCGACGATTTGCCCGAAGACTTCGTGCAGGATTGCGTCGACGCTACGGCAGAGCAAAGCGTGCAAGCGCCGGTAACGCTTGCAGGGTCAAGTTCGGACGACGAAGCCGTTGCCGCGGCGCAAACTCCGGGGCAGCCGGCGTCCGGCAAGATGGAAGCGTGGCAGGCTGCGTTGATTGCGCAAACGCTCGAGCGGCTGGACGGCAATGTGTCGGCGGCGGCGCGCGAGTTGGGGCTGGCGCGCAATACGGTGTACCGGTATTTGCGGCGCGGCGGCACGACGCATTGA
- a CDS encoding DUF1488 domain-containing protein — protein MQILFPKETPEYSGRELTLAFPAMVDGQRVECMITAEALEDHFGAASPRLEDMVGAFDTHRARIEAATRRLLSETRAQCLVLRSGYVRFYEANWRN, from the coding sequence ATGCAGATCCTTTTCCCGAAAGAAACTCCTGAATATTCAGGTCGCGAACTCACCTTGGCTTTCCCCGCGATGGTCGATGGGCAGAGGGTGGAATGCATGATCACGGCTGAGGCACTGGAAGACCACTTCGGCGCCGCCTCGCCGCGCCTGGAAGACATGGTCGGCGCATTCGACACGCATCGCGCCCGGATCGAAGCCGCCACGCGGCGTTTGCTCTCGGAAACGAGGGCGCAATGTCTCGTGCTCAGAAGCGGCTATGTGCGCTTCTACGAGGCCAACTGGCGCAATTGA
- a CDS encoding cytochrome b, which produces MSYSRTSERYTPPAIFFHWVMFLLIALAYLAIEIRGPKGSDSRAFWSSVHFWCGTLVLGLAALRLLWRLWAGAPAEVDSNRVLAFLARATHLALYVFFFAQPLLGILMINTGGHPVTLAWLNINYTLVGADPVARPLLKAAHEWLGNAFYWVIGLHTLAALGHHVVFKDRTLRRMV; this is translated from the coding sequence ATGTCTTACAGCCGCACCTCGGAGCGCTACACGCCGCCCGCCATTTTCTTCCACTGGGTTATGTTTCTGCTGATCGCGCTGGCCTACCTGGCAATCGAGATTCGCGGACCCAAGGGCAGCGACAGTCGCGCGTTCTGGAGTAGCGTGCATTTCTGGTGCGGCACGCTCGTGCTGGGGCTCGCCGCTCTGCGTTTGCTGTGGCGCTTGTGGGCCGGCGCGCCCGCCGAAGTGGATAGCAACCGCGTGCTCGCATTCCTCGCGCGCGCCACGCATCTCGCGCTATACGTTTTTTTCTTCGCGCAGCCGTTGCTCGGCATTCTGATGATCAACACCGGCGGACATCCTGTCACGCTCGCGTGGCTCAATATCAATTACACGCTGGTCGGCGCCGATCCTGTCGCGCGGCCATTGCTCAAGGCCGCGCATGAATGGCTCGGCAACGCATTTTATTGGGTGATCGGCCTGCACACATTGGCGGCGCTCGGGCATCACGTGGTGTTCAAGGATCGCACGCTGCGGCGAATGGTTTGA